The window ccaaagaggaaaaagaacaaCAATTAACACTGATATCCAACCATTTCATAAGAATTAATAATGGCAAATGGattaagaaatcaaatagagttataacaagaagaaaaaacttataataCCTTGCATCTGAGCTTTTGAAGGTCAGAAGGAAGATCCTTAGAAAGCCTTGAGTCCAAGCCACGCAGCAGGAGCACCCCTTCTCTTCTAAGCTGCAAAATTCAACACATACTCATTATTGTAAAGGTACAAACCGAAACATTTTGTGTGGGGAATGACATAAAAAATGTGTCAAAAAACAGAACGACAGcaaaaagccacaaaaacTTTTTAGTTGGTAATACGTAGCTGTTTGGTCAACCTTAATAGACAGGCCATATATGTATGAATCTTAACAGACAAGCTTACATTTATAGTTCAACGTATCAATGAACCAACTGCTCTAGCAAATATTCATCATAAAATTACCACTAACCTAAAAGTTTATAGTTTTCGAGTATAGTAGTTACATGTTATCTCCTCCACTCTATATTAATAGTTAGCGTGTCCGCTTTGTCAATCAAATTAACATCTGAGCCCACACGTAAAAAgagcaaataaattttaacagAACAATTTAAGCTTTGTCAATCAATATTCATCTATGCATTATGGCAACGTGGACAGTCTCATTCTTTTCTACAAAgtacaaacataaaaatgttCTATTATTTAGTTCAAATGTGTTGTGTGAcacattcaaaatcaatcttCAAAGATGCTTTGTGATGAGCAAGCAACAGTAAATTATATGATAAGGATATAATGAAAACTAGCATGGCAGTTATCAACAGATTCCTTTCCTATCAATCAAGAAgccaaccattttttttagaagtaAGCTTTAAAGAGAAGCCATGGCAGCTTAAAGAACAAACAACAATATTCGTTTGATCATCCTCACCTTCCTGAGGTAACGCGACCGAATCCAACTCGGCGAGACGTGATGGGGAGGCGATTTTTCCTCCACTGGCCGAGTCATCAGATGCGTAGATGGCAAAGATGACACTATATGAACGTCATCCGCCAGAACATTCTTGAAATGCTccaaatcaaatatatcagAAAACTCACTGCAaccataaaacaaaacacagaaaaacaaactaaGCAACTGATACATAAGAAAACACAGAGTATATTTAAGTTCTTATAAATCAGAGACTTCGTCAAtcaaataggaaaaaaaatggatttctACTGTTATTATACCTTTCATCCCCCCAGATAACGTTCACTTGCAAGATTGGAACAACCAAAGCAGCCCCAAGGATTCTAGCAATCACAACAGCATCAACGATCTGATTTCTCTGTTGATTCATCCCACCAGAAACCACCACCATCAAATACTTAGTCCTCTCACTAACGATTCCAGtggttgattttttatattcttcgCTGAAATCTAAGCACGGTTTATACCCCAATCCATCAGGTTGTTTCCAGAACTCTCCCTGTTCGTTACCCTCATCCGATTTCAAAACCCCAGTTGAAATCGGGCGTAGCGATTGGAAAGAGTCACTCGTAACCTCGTCCTTCAAAGCATTTTCTCTATCTCTATCGATTAAACCTGATTTCAAAACCCCATTTGAGACTAAACCCTGCGATTGCCATTGAGACGTGAAACAAGGGTAGGACACATAAGGGATTAAAGGGTTGGGATTAAAAGTAAGCTTCAACATCCCGAAAAGaccaaagagaaaaatagCAAGAAGCCATAGCTTATTGGAGCTTCTGTAAGTGGAAAGACTAAGAaatttattgtagtttttagAAGATTTCTTAGGCGAATCGAGAAGGGATTGAAGCgaagatgaagataaagaGTTAATGATTTGAGATGGAACCGAAATGTAAGCTTGCTTCTTGGAATTACTGTTCTTCTTCGCCATGGACAAAAGCAGAGAGCAAGGTTTTTGACTAACCCACTTGGCGTTTCAGATTTACGAATCTCAATCTCattagagagaaagaaaagaaaaaatggagcggcgggaagaagagaaggaattTTCGTGAATATAATTACGCGTTGCTGACCAAAAGTGGCCGTGTTAGAACGGGAGATTTCAAAGATGAACTTCGCCTTTGAAAGGAAGCTGAAGCTAATTTATATTGTGTTTTAATCACTcgttaattaaaattaaatattgtaataaCCCATTTACGTGTGTACAATTACAACTATGCCCccttaagttttatttatttttcttttaaataaaattactcGAACCTAtaataaatctataaaatttatgaggatattgttatatatatatatattttgagacGTGTGAATTCTGAAACAACAATTATGGCTATTTATTGCTTCAAACTTTTCCTTTAGCTTCGGTAACTATTTAAAGGGTACCCTatcaacttcaaaattcaaatctctccatttttaattatcttccctttattctttattttcttaaatatattcaccatttttattttcttaccccctaagttttcttttttgcttattgttttctataaattatagcatgttttcatatttagCTAACAAATTATACAATACTAAAGTATATagcatattaaaaatattatcgaatgtaaatatatagtttaaataaaactttggtATTCAAGTTGGAAATGATGCTATTCTTGAGTTgctattttatagtttaatttaataaaccTTAACTACTTGTAGTACCAAAAAATGATCCATaatatagataaataaaataagtacttcttattctataaaatttgacttttaaaagctcaattttttatttttttttaaagaaaaaactttcaaTCAATTGAATTGGGGGACAGTTCATCATGCTCAACTATATATATGcttgattaaaaatattaaattgtgtTTGGTATAAGAAAAGCTGTTGACTAAGATGAAATTTTTGCCTACgtgtataaattaaaagtgatAAATACTTTATACTTTTCctttatttgtaaaagtaaaattacaaGTGTGACATATATATACGTACTACCTAGTAAAGATTATTGTGacattacatttttaataacttcttcaaatattctctctcactttttttttttcttttttctttttatagtttagttCAAACAAACAGATAAGGACTCAAATATAAAAAGCTTTTTAAGATTTACTAGTATCTCCATTagttgaataatatatatatatatataatatgtatgtatatacatGCTTAAATCTCAACATTTTTAGTCATGTTGCatgcattttaatttaaaatttatatgactagtttttttttataaaaaaaagtcaaatacTAAATCATGATTGTaggtttattatttaaatgcAACATTATTGTACAAATAAGTGcaaattaatgatttttaaagaatttcaaTGTAAGTATGCGTCTATTCACATTGCTACATCAACAAAGTCATCTACtgtaagaaaatttatgaaatcaAAGCCAATATAACCTATTGAACcttacttatattttttttagaaaagttcattgttttttgaaattcaagtttattaatttttagtttaaatacaCAATTCAATGAGAATTTACTTTTGGTACGGTTTCTTAATATTCTctgtccaaaaaaaaaaagatttctttgtacatttttaaacattttaaaaatgtttaaacatatgaaaatttgaatagcTATTAAACATTTGTTAATAGCTAACCTAACCACTCCTCACGTTTCTAAACATGTCTTAATAGCTATTAGacattattttgttgtatataGTTATGTTGAGTACCACAATTTATGGGAATTTTGGAATAAGTGAACATTTTTaggtatttaatttaatttttaaataaatatttggaagGCATGTAGAAAcctaataatattgtttttttgaagttaggaaaaatgaaattattttgaaagagaggGAGATTCCAATGGAACAATAAAAAGGGGAAGATATAAACaagtaaagaaaattagaaaaacgaAAATGAAATGTCTAACTCCGTCAGGATGGTTGCGTGTCGTGTTGCGTATTTAGCCAGCTGTCAActcattccttttttttgaaaaaataaaattggtatatttattatatacaaaaaagaaagaaaaaaaaagaaaggggtgaaaaaagcaaaaaaaaaagaaaagaaaggggcATGTGATTATGCTGCCGCCATTCCCAGACAGGCTGTTGTTTCCCTGTCCTAATATGCCACTCTCATCCAATCAAATTTTTCCGctcttcaattttcatttccccCATGCCAGCTGGCTTCCATTTCCTCTCCATCCTGGCATTCTCTTGCCACGTCTATCCATCACCATCAGGTACGAGGTCTACACCTCAGCAACCCTCCCCCCATTTTCCACCCAAGcctaaaaatagaaaataaaaacatcgCTCACCTTATATTACTAgcttacttttcttttcaactttttttttttttgttatgtttaagTGAATGAATAATCttttcccacaaaaaaaaaaagaaaaagaaaagaatgatgTATTGATTCAGTTAgggttcttttttaaaaaatatgaattattgATTAACATGTACGAACAATAATttcgaaaatgaaaaacaaggCAAggctttttttcttcttctcctttaaAGTGGTTATATGACTTgtgtatataaaaaatgattaattgaacaaatatcaattaataattaaataaaagttttactTTAGAACATAACGATGggacaaaatattcaaaacttatAAGCTTTTTGTAATTGCCTACAAGCAACAGTATCCTCTgctctctttttattatatccaATACACACACTAATAACAAATGTTGAAATGAGTAGTTTCCTTCACATGctaaaaactaatatttgtttggtATTTGAGATCGTTAGGTATAGTATTcattcttttgttcttctacTTTACTTCGTGTTTCTTTTAACAGGATTTATGCACATTTCACCCATTACAATATATTCTCTTGAgtttatttttgcaattttgatAGATAagtttttgtaacttttgtgtgttttttttattcttgcaTTTCAATGCATTtactttaacaaaataaattaactacgAGACATAAACATATGAATGAATGTTAAttgtcattaaaaataaaaatgaatgaaaaacaatttataacTAAGGTTGATATTTAacatagttttctttttgtattggtattttaaaacaatctaAAAAGTTGATGCAAAAATTAGTTGATTGATGGATGGTAcgaattcaataaaaaaaattaatgataagaTGTATACAAACCAATGATTAATACATGAAAGgaaatgaattgaattattttggtATGAAATAATAGTGAATTAAGGAGAAGGGAAAATATTGAGGGAAATTAAGTAACATAGAAGACTAATAATTGAAAGAGATGGATGAGGGTAAAGTCAAATATGATATGAATGATTGACAATTTCCAACCCAATCCTCTGGGGTCCCTTTGAGCCTACAAGGCTCCAGCTGTTTGCTTTGCCAAAACTCTAAAACTTGTGATGTGTTTGGCTCTTCCCTTCTATTATTCCATTCCATTGCCCCAAATCTTTTTGtactacatttttctttttcaatgaaaaaaaaaaaatacttctccaattgtacaatttttcttctttaaaaaagagaaaattctGATTGACTctacattaaataaaaattcaaatttatttaaaatatatacctAGTAAAGTTTTGTTAGCATATGTGGTAAACTATTAAAGAATTTGACGATCAATTCATCATGTTATTTCTTAAACTTTccaatgaaaacaaattcaaatctcaacttttaagaacaatttaaaaactaaactcaaaattatagATGAAGAGTgtattttatcaaaaacaaaataaagctGATTCATATatcattgtctttttttttgttatttcttgaCTCATAGTTACATTACTTTATGTGAAAGCCTAGAATAGACCTAATAATAGAagagcatttttttttcaagactCAGAccacataatttttttaagaactaTAATTCTCTTTTGGCAAATAGTATTGTATAAACATTAagtgtgtatttttttttcattactttCCCAGCAAAAGTCTTAaatttatgacaacaaatgtTTAGTGTTGGAATTATtagttgaaataattaattttctaaataagtATATACGGACAAAAACAATAAGTATGGTTACAAGTATAACAATTAGACTCAATACATGAGTTAAAGTAGTCAAAGATACAACCTCAACCACATACGGTAAGTTCGGACAAATTAGAATTATAACTATAACAAACAAAGATGACTTCATTGTAATCAAACTCCACGATCACGAGGAGGAAAAGGAGCCCCTCTTCTAAACCTATCAACCATATTCGTTGACCCCTTAATCAACAAGATCACTTCAACTTATATTTTACTCATTTGTTAGACTTTCACAAGGCACCCCATAAAAACTAATCCCACTATTTCCCCCTCCACTCTCCCTTTCAATTCCTCATATAATGGTAACTTGGGTCCACACTCGAtcaaattaaagattaaaatagaaaaaaaaatactataattattatgaatttagtgaatttagttttaaataaaacaatatggaccaaaatattttaaaatataacaaaatgttattatttgttatcgGTATACGTATTTTCagcttaaaacaaattttccaTATCAACTGcacatatatgatatatatatatataatatgttcaAATGGGCTGCTACAAATatactataataatttaaaaatagttgttagttaaataataatatatgatttatGAAGGGGTTTTGAAAGTGATGGGAAATAATACTTTAGTTAGTGCAAAATTCATTTGATTGGTGACTAAGTCCAAAATAAAAGTTCCCAAAGTTTGAAGCATTAAACCAAACCCATagaagaaattgattttattttgaaaaggacttctaattttcttctatttggAAGCCATGTGTTGTTGTTCTATTTGAAATAGTTGCCATTTGTGGACTTCA of the Cucumis sativus cultivar 9930 chromosome 3, Cucumber_9930_V3, whole genome shotgun sequence genome contains:
- the LOC101210871 gene encoding O-fucosyltransferase 20 — protein: MAKKNSNSKKQAYISVPSQIINSLSSSSLQSLLDSPKKSSKNYNKFLSLSTYRSSNKLWLLAIFLFGLFGMLKLTFNPNPLIPYVSYPCFTSQWQSQGLVSNGVLKSGLIDRDRENALKDEVTSDSFQSLRPISTGVLKSDEGNEQGEFWKQPDGLGYKPCLDFSEEYKKSTTGIVSERTKYLMVVVSGGMNQQRNQIVDAVVIARILGAALVVPILQVNVIWGDESEFSDIFDLEHFKNVLADDVHIVSSLPSTHLMTRPVEEKSPPHHVSPSWIRSRYLRKLRREGVLLLRGLDSRLSKDLPSDLQKLRCKVAFHALRFAPPIVELGNKLTERMRSKGPYLALHLRMEKDVWVRTGCLPGLSPEYDEMINNERIRRPELLTARSNMSYHDRKLAGLCPLNAYEVMRLLKALGAPGDTRIYWAGGQPLGGKEALQPLTGEFPNFYNKEDLALPSELEPFAKKASIMAAIDYIVCESSDVFMPSHGGNMGHAIQGHRAYAGHKKYITPNKRHMLPLFLDSSLPEAEFNKIIRELHQDSLGQPELRTSKVGRDVTKYPIPECMCNNSSDAHTI